One Novipirellula caenicola DNA segment encodes these proteins:
- a CDS encoding sigma-70 family RNA polymerase sigma factor, with protein MPTDELDDNRYEQFLQHFLRDQTRIFAYVRSLLPQYADAQDVFQRCSLTLWRHFDDFDHERLFLPWACGIAFNEVRNFRRTAGRDRLQFADDLAEQLADRRMATLGQRDLRTSAVRTCVSHLKSADRELIQRVYHDRRPIAEIAESAGKAVQTMYNRLSAVRRMLLQCIEKRIASEEALG; from the coding sequence ATGCCAACCGACGAACTTGACGACAATCGCTACGAGCAGTTTCTGCAGCATTTCTTGCGGGACCAGACTCGTATCTTTGCCTATGTGCGGTCGCTGCTGCCGCAATACGCCGACGCGCAAGACGTGTTCCAGCGATGTAGTTTGACGCTGTGGCGGCACTTTGACGATTTCGATCACGAGCGGCTGTTCCTGCCGTGGGCCTGTGGCATTGCGTTTAATGAAGTACGAAACTTTCGACGCACCGCCGGCCGCGATCGTTTGCAATTCGCAGATGATCTCGCGGAACAGTTGGCCGATCGCCGGATGGCAACGCTGGGGCAGCGCGACCTTCGCACCTCCGCCGTCCGCACTTGCGTCAGCCATCTCAAATCAGCAGACCGCGAACTGATTCAACGCGTCTATCATGACCGACGCCCCATTGCCGAAATCGCCGAATCGGCTGGCAAAGCCGTGCAAACGATGTACAACCGATTGTCCGCCGTTCGACGAATGTTGTTGCAATGCATCGAAAAACGCATTGCGTCCGAGGAGGCACTTGGATGA
- a CDS encoding FecR family protein, whose product MTRSENRNDDRQLHQLLSKLVDGSITDSEHLDLQDRLRDDADAQQIYFNYLDLDTDLRQMTHGAAAVDPSPQINRSLRFWVAIAASVLMIASLIWWNDRDPVEEAIPAAPKQATLLQSAGGVFFRDVMPGVGEPLKSNHEYALTSGMIELRFPSGAEVILDAPAVIEIASQDRLIVQQGSCSVYAPDGAEGFQVITPKTEITDLGTRFSVDVDEVGDTEVQVVEGAAEVQPRDRDDSEKILLTERQASRFNGGNASSVEFQPRQYRHQLPDRVVEFSMGNTAGKPNGQLQSVTVQRGGTKRRYDVSQLIGIEVTHFRGGTNSQHMSVAIGDTNDSGDGRRAVIESDRLLHTGFLNLGGGSQPLTSDPLLGLDNDAETTLGMAIRFRSPVVNAPGPDVVFFELQSVLNPADGDAFHVSPLRMDAGLHSQTITRYDITLNSPEALSIPDFELLQFDSRVARVSDLLEGSFTRMNPSIPFWAIAVGIDLSDLGYPPNAVVEGLFFQDARDDDQIVDPVFIAGFPAELPPAERPTP is encoded by the coding sequence ATGACGAGATCTGAAAATCGAAATGACGATCGGCAACTGCATCAACTGCTGAGCAAGCTGGTCGATGGTTCCATCACCGACTCGGAACACCTTGACTTACAAGACAGACTGCGTGACGACGCCGATGCTCAACAGATCTATTTCAACTACCTGGATTTGGATACCGATTTGCGTCAAATGACGCACGGCGCTGCGGCGGTTGATCCATCCCCGCAAATCAATCGTTCCTTGCGATTTTGGGTGGCGATTGCAGCTTCGGTTCTGATGATCGCTTCGTTGATTTGGTGGAACGATCGTGATCCGGTCGAAGAGGCCATTCCGGCAGCACCGAAACAGGCAACGCTACTGCAATCGGCCGGCGGGGTCTTCTTTCGCGATGTGATGCCGGGTGTTGGCGAACCGCTGAAAAGCAACCATGAATACGCGCTCACCTCGGGAATGATCGAACTGAGGTTCCCATCCGGTGCGGAGGTCATCTTGGACGCTCCGGCCGTGATCGAAATTGCCAGCCAGGATCGCTTGATCGTCCAACAAGGATCATGCAGCGTGTATGCACCCGACGGCGCCGAAGGGTTTCAAGTCATCACGCCCAAGACTGAAATCACCGATCTGGGCACTCGTTTTTCCGTCGACGTCGACGAGGTGGGTGATACCGAAGTGCAAGTCGTCGAAGGCGCAGCCGAAGTGCAACCGCGGGATCGAGATGATTCAGAAAAGATCCTGCTAACCGAGCGTCAAGCTAGCCGCTTTAACGGCGGCAATGCTTCGTCGGTCGAGTTTCAGCCGCGTCAATATCGGCACCAGCTTCCTGACCGCGTCGTCGAGTTTTCCATGGGAAACACCGCCGGCAAACCCAATGGACAACTTCAAAGTGTGACCGTCCAGCGTGGCGGAACGAAGCGGCGATACGATGTATCACAGCTGATTGGCATCGAGGTTACTCATTTTCGTGGCGGTACGAATTCGCAGCACATGTCCGTTGCGATCGGAGACACAAACGATTCCGGCGATGGCCGCCGTGCGGTGATCGAATCCGACCGGTTACTCCATACTGGTTTCCTCAACCTCGGCGGCGGCTCCCAACCCCTCACATCAGATCCGCTGCTTGGTTTAGACAACGACGCCGAGACGACGCTGGGGATGGCCATTCGCTTTCGCTCGCCCGTCGTCAATGCCCCAGGGCCGGATGTCGTATTCTTTGAATTGCAGTCGGTGCTGAACCCTGCAGACGGAGATGCGTTTCACGTCAGCCCACTGCGAATGGATGCTGGTCTGCATTCCCAAACCATCACTCGATACGACATCACGCTCAATTCGCCCGAGGCATTGTCGATTCCCGATTTTGAACTGTTGCAGTTCGATTCACGCGTTGCCCGTGTGTCCGATCTACTAGAGGGTTCCTTCACCAGGATGAATCCTTCGATCCCGTTTTGGGCCATTGCCGTTGGGATCGACTTGAGTGACCTGGGTTATCCACCGAACGCCGTCGTCGAGGGATTGTTTTTCCAAGACGCCCGCGACGACGACCAAATCGTCGACCCCGTGTTTATCGCGGGCTTCCCCGCCGAACTGCCTCCCGCCGAACGCCCAACTCCCTGA
- a CDS encoding DUF1501 domain-containing protein, protein MNSDQSSLCLSRRHSLAAMAAAAGGMMLPRAASASSASPLIQGKAEHVISIWLGGGMGQIDTFDPKRQGDPAARKAGSYYPAVDTAVPGVQVCEHLQQLAPLMDRVTAVRSVHHEVIDEHAAATNRMHTGRAVTGTVLYPSIGSIVANQRGAAAEDAPPYVLIGYPNVTRGPGFLGANSGYLYLTDTSQGPAGLSRPAEITEQRQSRRERFLASIGTNDAAITDRRVRDYDDAIKQSLQLSGPDFNRVFELGREPDRLRNRYGGEFGQRCLLSRRLVERGVRFIEVSHNLNFLNGAGWDVHNEGILNQHELIRELDTAVSALIIDLQEKRLLDKTLIVITTEFGRPPEFDSAGGRGHQGRAFSCVLAGGGLNHCGAYGETDELSKKIVADPVSVPDFFATICAAVGIDYGKYLYDGDRPVPVTDNGKPIAKLFA, encoded by the coding sequence ATGAATTCCGATCAATCCTCACTGTGCCTTAGTCGTCGTCATAGTCTTGCCGCAATGGCCGCAGCCGCAGGCGGAATGATGTTGCCTCGCGCCGCGTCCGCATCCTCGGCGAGCCCCCTGATCCAAGGCAAGGCGGAGCATGTGATTTCGATTTGGCTTGGGGGAGGAATGGGGCAAATCGATACCTTTGATCCGAAACGACAAGGCGATCCGGCCGCGAGGAAAGCGGGCTCGTATTACCCCGCCGTCGACACCGCCGTGCCTGGTGTTCAAGTCTGCGAACATCTTCAACAGCTTGCACCGCTGATGGATCGCGTCACCGCGGTGCGTTCGGTCCACCACGAAGTGATCGATGAACATGCCGCCGCGACCAATCGCATGCACACCGGTCGCGCGGTGACAGGAACCGTCTTGTATCCATCGATCGGTTCGATTGTTGCCAATCAACGCGGTGCTGCCGCCGAAGACGCACCGCCATACGTGTTGATTGGCTATCCGAATGTGACACGCGGCCCTGGATTCCTCGGCGCCAACAGTGGTTATCTGTATCTGACCGACACCAGCCAAGGCCCGGCTGGACTGTCGCGGCCCGCCGAGATCACGGAGCAGCGACAATCACGTCGTGAACGTTTTCTTGCCAGCATCGGAACGAACGACGCTGCGATCACCGATCGTCGTGTGCGTGATTACGACGACGCAATCAAGCAGAGTTTGCAATTGAGCGGCCCCGATTTCAATCGCGTCTTTGAACTTGGCCGCGAACCCGATCGACTGCGGAACCGATACGGCGGCGAATTCGGGCAGCGATGTCTACTAAGTCGCCGCTTAGTCGAGCGTGGCGTGCGCTTCATCGAAGTCTCGCACAACTTGAATTTCCTCAACGGCGCAGGCTGGGACGTTCACAACGAAGGCATCTTGAACCAACACGAATTGATCCGCGAACTCGACACGGCAGTTTCCGCATTGATCATCGATTTGCAAGAAAAACGGTTGCTCGACAAGACGTTGATCGTGATCACGACCGAGTTTGGACGTCCACCTGAATTCGACAGCGCTGGCGGTCGGGGACATCAAGGCCGAGCGTTCTCGTGTGTGTTGGCCGGTGGCGGGCTAAACCACTGCGGTGCCTACGGCGAAACCGACGAACTGAGCAAAAAGATCGTCGCTGATCCGGTCAGTGTCCCCGATTTCTTCGCCACCATCTGCGCAGCCGTCGGTATCGACTATGGCAAATACCTGTACGACGGCGACCGTCCCGTCCCCGTCACGGACAACGGCAAACCGATCGCAAAACTGTTTGCTTGA
- a CDS encoding DUF1553 domain-containing protein, with amino-acid sequence MMNVSKLLTCLLLLLTCNSIAAAEEPVLVADWDFATEATHSFHTHGSVQRDQAGPRPPVYPDFQSNNTAIRLGDSGGYLSIDDPAQQSDFDFTNGDAITLEAWIKIGNPSHNTPIYVVSKGRTGHPRFAKDNQNWAMRVQRVGDGMRVGFLFATKRTQSDAHWHRWTSTASFTAENTWHHVAVTYRFGEPDSIRGWIDGKPTGGDWGMGGKTTEPPIVDDDQVWIGSANSGNRFVGLLDNVAVFRGLADDSMMASRFRRVGEETKPKLAAETMPELGEIPPGRVLVTLAEGLPTETRWIMDNESWPTEAMRWFSDAFLIDRLPIRYDSWGIRDAWREPVLLRMAADVQFKPGSHRLVMRARGMGRLWIDGEVVARTKPVTRRSPDGEQPVTPVAEPPLPGVRPHGYHQQEVFAEWSIPKTNNQAGSTHRVVLELAVGGKNQRTETGEACVAVQTADGHSFDLLTPKHADIVSLTDAEVEPLLDQMADQMIAIDDASRRTAAASQDAYWDMRHQAAGEWAVNHPAPPVPTNHGDSSPHPVDAFITHKIQSAIDASAKSDSKVTEHFYRRVLPILREQCFRCHGEKDKGGLKLNSRDAALQAGESEAPAVVPGDPDASELISQIRSGAMPPTETGLSDEQIGTLEQWIRDGAAWPAPAVDAVALSPPAVVTDEAFLRRVYLDTIGVPPTLTEAESFLRDARPNKRERLIDNLLDDERTADHWVSLWQDLLAENPTLLNQSMGSTGPFRWFLYDSLRDNKPMDRMITELIMMRGSPDTGGSAGFRLSGESDAPYAEKANILAGAFLGVELQCARCHDSPYHSTSQRDLYSLSAMLERKPVQVPKTSRVPDAFFEKKGRESLIRVTLKPNESIAPEWPLGSLIGMTDNEQINLLMINPSDTRERLAVLITAPQNRRFGRVMVNRVWKQLMGCGIVEPVSDWEGQTPSHPELLDWMVHQWVSSGYDLRVVMRQIMTSQSYQREATGQNLIADAEQRFFNAPDRRRLTAEQIVDSLHVACGSEMNVEELTFVHDGQRPIGKRQSLGVPKRAWMFASLNNERDRPSLSLPSARAVTDVLQAFGWNGSRQKPISVRDTAPNVLQPGILSNGTLAISLSRASVDSDLSQLAIEASSPQSLVDTMFLRFLCRLPTPQERLAFVSELSVGFQQRIVAEDQIKNPEPLPPLPQVTWFNHLRPETNTIQQELERRVSLGPPADPRLEANWRAVYEDFVWSLINHREFVWVP; translated from the coding sequence ATGATGAACGTCTCGAAATTGCTGACCTGTTTGCTATTGCTGCTGACCTGTAATTCGATAGCTGCAGCCGAGGAACCGGTGCTGGTGGCCGATTGGGACTTTGCCACCGAAGCGACACATTCGTTCCACACGCATGGTTCGGTACAACGTGATCAAGCCGGCCCGCGGCCTCCGGTCTACCCTGATTTTCAAAGCAACAATACCGCGATTCGGCTGGGCGATTCCGGTGGTTATCTGTCGATCGATGATCCAGCCCAACAGAGTGATTTTGACTTTACCAACGGCGACGCAATCACGCTGGAGGCATGGATCAAGATCGGAAATCCCTCACACAACACGCCAATCTATGTTGTTAGCAAAGGACGCACCGGGCATCCTCGTTTTGCCAAAGACAATCAAAACTGGGCGATGCGTGTCCAACGGGTAGGCGACGGGATGCGAGTCGGGTTTTTGTTCGCCACCAAACGTACGCAAAGCGACGCCCATTGGCATCGCTGGACTTCCACCGCTTCCTTCACCGCCGAGAACACTTGGCATCACGTCGCGGTGACGTATCGCTTTGGCGAACCCGATTCGATCCGCGGATGGATCGATGGCAAACCGACCGGTGGCGATTGGGGCATGGGGGGTAAAACCACCGAGCCTCCGATCGTTGATGATGATCAGGTTTGGATCGGATCCGCCAATTCCGGGAACCGCTTCGTCGGGCTGCTGGACAACGTGGCGGTGTTTCGTGGGTTGGCAGACGATTCAATGATGGCGTCGCGGTTTCGCCGAGTAGGCGAAGAAACGAAGCCAAAATTGGCTGCCGAAACGATGCCTGAACTGGGCGAAATTCCCCCCGGCCGTGTGCTGGTCACGCTCGCCGAAGGGCTGCCAACGGAAACTCGCTGGATCATGGACAACGAGTCATGGCCGACCGAGGCGATGCGTTGGTTCAGCGACGCCTTCCTCATCGATCGGTTGCCCATCCGTTACGACTCGTGGGGAATCCGCGATGCTTGGCGAGAACCGGTGCTGTTGCGAATGGCCGCGGATGTTCAGTTCAAACCAGGAAGCCATCGGCTGGTGATGCGTGCGCGAGGGATGGGGCGATTGTGGATCGACGGCGAGGTTGTCGCTCGCACCAAACCAGTCACTCGTCGATCGCCCGACGGCGAACAACCGGTCACCCCCGTCGCCGAACCACCGCTGCCCGGCGTGCGTCCGCACGGCTACCACCAACAAGAAGTGTTTGCGGAATGGTCGATTCCCAAAACCAACAACCAAGCGGGATCAACGCATCGAGTCGTGCTCGAATTAGCCGTGGGGGGCAAGAACCAACGTACCGAAACGGGTGAAGCCTGCGTCGCGGTGCAAACCGCCGACGGTCATTCGTTCGATCTGTTGACGCCGAAACACGCCGACATCGTGTCGTTGACCGATGCAGAAGTGGAACCGCTGCTGGATCAAATGGCCGACCAAATGATCGCCATCGATGACGCTTCACGTCGCACCGCCGCCGCATCACAAGACGCGTACTGGGACATGCGACATCAAGCGGCCGGCGAGTGGGCCGTCAATCATCCGGCTCCGCCGGTTCCCACGAACCACGGCGATTCCTCGCCACACCCGGTCGATGCTTTTATCACGCACAAGATCCAATCCGCTATCGACGCATCCGCGAAAAGCGACAGCAAAGTCACCGAACACTTTTATCGTCGCGTGCTGCCGATTCTTCGCGAGCAATGTTTTCGCTGTCACGGCGAAAAGGACAAGGGCGGATTGAAACTAAACTCGCGTGACGCCGCGTTGCAGGCAGGCGAGTCGGAAGCCCCTGCGGTGGTCCCCGGCGATCCTGATGCGAGCGAATTGATCTCACAAATTCGTAGCGGTGCGATGCCGCCCACCGAAACAGGCTTGAGCGACGAACAAATTGGTACGCTGGAACAGTGGATTCGTGACGGAGCCGCGTGGCCGGCGCCCGCGGTCGACGCCGTGGCGTTGTCGCCACCGGCGGTCGTCACCGACGAAGCGTTTCTTCGCCGCGTCTACTTGGACACCATCGGCGTACCACCGACATTGACCGAAGCCGAATCTTTCTTGCGAGATGCTCGCCCTAACAAACGCGAACGGTTGATCGACAACTTGCTAGACGACGAACGAACTGCAGACCATTGGGTCAGCCTGTGGCAAGACTTGTTGGCCGAGAACCCGACGCTGTTGAATCAGTCGATGGGCAGCACCGGACCATTCCGTTGGTTTTTGTACGATTCACTGCGTGACAACAAACCGATGGATCGAATGATCACCGAACTGATCATGATGCGAGGCAGTCCCGACACCGGCGGCAGCGCAGGATTTCGGTTGTCCGGTGAAAGCGATGCTCCCTATGCCGAAAAGGCAAACATTTTGGCCGGTGCATTCTTGGGTGTCGAATTGCAGTGTGCCCGTTGTCACGATTCCCCCTACCACTCGACGTCGCAACGTGACTTGTATTCGCTGTCGGCAATGTTAGAGCGGAAACCGGTTCAAGTCCCCAAAACCAGCCGCGTTCCCGATGCGTTCTTTGAAAAGAAGGGGCGTGAATCGCTGATCCGAGTCACGCTGAAACCAAATGAATCGATCGCTCCGGAGTGGCCGCTTGGCAGTTTGATCGGGATGACTGACAACGAACAAATCAATTTGTTGATGATCAACCCGAGCGATACTCGCGAACGATTAGCCGTGCTGATCACCGCTCCGCAAAACCGCCGCTTCGGACGCGTGATGGTCAATCGCGTTTGGAAGCAATTGATGGGATGTGGAATCGTCGAACCGGTCAGCGATTGGGAAGGTCAAACCCCCAGCCACCCTGAACTACTCGACTGGATGGTGCACCAATGGGTTAGCAGCGGTTATGACCTGCGAGTCGTGATGCGGCAGATCATGACCTCTCAATCGTACCAACGCGAGGCAACCGGACAGAACTTGATCGCCGACGCCGAACAACGTTTCTTCAACGCGCCCGATCGACGGCGATTGACCGCTGAACAGATCGTGGATTCGCTGCACGTTGCCTGTGGCAGCGAGATGAATGTCGAGGAATTGACGTTCGTCCATGACGGCCAACGCCCCATTGGCAAACGACAATCCTTAGGAGTGCCCAAACGAGCATGGATGTTTGCCAGTTTGAACAACGAACGTGATCGCCCCAGTTTGTCGCTACCGAGTGCTCGAGCCGTCACCGACGTGTTGCAAGCGTTTGGATGGAACGGATCGCGTCAGAAACCGATCAGCGTTCGCGACACCGCCCCCAACGTGCTGCAACCAGGGATCCTGTCCAACGGCACGCTTGCCATTTCACTTAGCCGTGCTTCGGTCGACAGCGACTTGAGCCAACTTGCGATCGAAGCTTCCTCGCCGCAATCGCTGGTCGACACAATGTTTTTGCGATTCCTGTGCCGGCTACCCACCCCCCAAGAACGACTCGCGTTTGTCAGCGAATTAAGCGTTGGATTCCAACAACGCATCGTCGCGGAAGACCAAATCAAGAATCCCGAACCTTTACCACCGCTTCCGCAAGTCACGTGGTTTAACCATCTGCGTCCCGAGACCAATACAATTCAACAGGAATTGGAACGTCGCGTCAGCCTAGGACCGCCTGCGGATCCGCGACTCGAAGCCAATTGGCGTGCCGTTTACGAAGACTTTGTTTGGAGTCTGATCAACCACCGTGAATTTGTCTGGGTACCATGA
- a CDS encoding DUF5076 domain-containing protein produces MHEKHEPLPIPAAAEKDPKAIEMFRGWIADGALHCEVNVGHWHKTTNTDERQAWGVILADLARQIAKSLEEATGMDQNISLPLILQSFAADFEAPESEQAEAEQGEANESESADESEES; encoded by the coding sequence ATGCACGAGAAACATGAACCGTTGCCGATACCAGCGGCAGCGGAGAAGGATCCTAAAGCGATCGAGATGTTTCGTGGATGGATCGCCGACGGTGCGCTGCACTGCGAAGTGAACGTGGGGCATTGGCACAAGACCACCAACACTGACGAACGCCAAGCATGGGGCGTGATTCTCGCCGACTTGGCACGCCAAATCGCTAAGTCGCTTGAGGAGGCGACGGGAATGGATCAAAACATCTCGTTGCCGTTGATCCTGCAATCCTTTGCCGCCGATTTCGAAGCCCCTGAATCGGAACAAGCTGAAGCCGAACAAGGCGAAGCGAACGAATCCGAATCCGCGGACGAATCTGAAGAGTCCTAG
- a CDS encoding helix-turn-helix transcriptional regulator, producing the protein MIPTINETSFQAEVGQLVKDLVGAIRSRNPLNPLIDSWHDPIYIKSADGQMLAVNKAYEHTFSGNVSSVGRFSSDFLNETIKPVAASSDALIVQGCTSVDFEHLGRDQHGRMLLLRTIKRSLLGSGHTRAAILGVTRIVEVQTENPGALRLLDLARVWEQFVRLDDREKKVAVLVAKGESVKDMAKILDVSDKTIENRRNSGMRKLGVENQAGLIRLMVRFQDNGFHDFGL; encoded by the coding sequence ATGATTCCAACCATTAACGAGACCTCTTTTCAAGCCGAAGTTGGGCAGCTTGTGAAGGATTTAGTGGGAGCCATCCGCTCTCGTAACCCCCTGAATCCGTTGATTGATTCTTGGCATGATCCCATCTATATCAAATCGGCTGACGGGCAGATGTTGGCGGTGAACAAGGCCTATGAGCACACGTTTTCAGGTAATGTCAGCTCGGTCGGACGGTTCAGTTCCGACTTCTTAAACGAAACGATCAAGCCGGTCGCGGCGAGCTCGGATGCATTGATTGTCCAAGGCTGCACCAGCGTGGACTTTGAGCACCTTGGCCGCGATCAACACGGACGCATGCTGCTGTTGCGAACCATCAAACGATCGTTGCTGGGCAGCGGTCACACTCGCGCTGCCATTTTGGGAGTGACGCGGATTGTCGAAGTGCAAACCGAGAACCCCGGAGCATTGCGCCTACTGGACCTTGCCCGTGTTTGGGAACAGTTTGTGCGACTGGATGATCGCGAAAAGAAAGTCGCCGTGTTGGTCGCCAAAGGGGAATCGGTCAAGGACATGGCAAAAATCCTGGATGTCTCGGACAAAACGATCGAAAATCGACGCAACTCGGGCATGCGAAAGCTAGGGGTCGAGAATCAAGCGGGACTGATCCGGTTGATGGTACGCTTCCAAGACAACGGATTCCACGACTTCGGTCTTTAA